One segment of Polypterus senegalus isolate Bchr_013 chromosome 8, ASM1683550v1, whole genome shotgun sequence DNA contains the following:
- the LOC120533904 gene encoding zinc finger BED domain-containing protein 4-like yields MVHFVLQTHPLFESHTGANIAEVLLEAVPQWGLKKPNHCIAIVTDNARNMDVAVCEAGFEPHIKCFARTINLATQAGLVVARVARLLGRVRRVTAFFHRSSTAAAVLTSKQKLLQLPPQKLIMDVTTRWNSSLDMLVRYLEQQAAIAAALTSPEIRQNARNIDTLDTCDIVNAEFLVKLLNPLKTATTVLCEEKRPTVSLIVPLKNMIEQNMALNDSDSPTVADTKRAILSNISGRYNGDIYNCLLESTALDPRFQSLPQLDCNQREAVFQRIQKRVEKLQQNQPTDEKSMERKEEASVHCSTHGGEGALEAEGRAESEEEPASKKTALEDLLGDSFSKTEQPSKGIERETELYRREASIPLSCCPLTWWRENSSKYPLLSPLVKEYLSIPATSVPSERVFSTAGDIVTAQRSQLLPENVDMLIFLKKNMTIS; encoded by the exons ATGGTACATTTTGTACTGCAGACGCACCCACTTTTTGAATCACACACAGGGGCAAACATCGCTGAAGTTTTATTAGAAGCTGTCCCACAGTGGGGTCTTAAAAAGCCAAACCATTGCATCGCTATTGTAACAGACAATGCGCGTAATATGGATGTGGCTGTGTGCGAGGCAGGATTTGAGCCGCACATCAAATGCTTCGCACGCACAATAAATCTCGCTACACAGGCTGGCCTCGTTGTTGCGCGTGTCGCTCGTTTGCTCGGGCGGGTGAGACGTGTAACTGCTTTTTTTCACCGGAGTTCGACAGCTGCCGCGGTACTGACGTCTAAGCAGAAGCTGCTACAACTGCCACCGCAAAAATTAATAATGGACGTCACCACGCGATGGAATTCATCATTGGATATGCTGGTTCGTTACCTGGAGCAGCAGGCTGCTATAGCAGCAGCGCTCACCAGCCcagaaataagacaaaatgcCCGAAACATTGACACACTGGATACCTGCGACATTGTCAATGCCGAATTTCTTGTGAAGCTGCTGAATCCTTTAAAGACAGCTACCACTGTCTTGTGTGAAGAGAAGAGGCCCACAGTGTCTCTCATCGTGCCACTGAAGAACATGATAGAACAAAACATGGCACTAAATGACAGTGATTCCCCCACTGTGGCCGACACAAAGAGAGCAATTCTCAGCAATATTTCAGGCAGATACAATGGGGATATATACAACTGCCTGCTGGAGAGCACTGCGCTGGACCCAAGATTCCAGTCTCTACCGCAGCTAGACTGCAATCAGCGTGAGGCAGTCTTTCAGAGGATACAGAAAAGGGTGGAAAAGTTGCAGCAAAACCAG CCCACAGATGAGAAGAGTATGGAGCGCAAGGAAGAGGCATCAGTTCATTGTTCCACACATGGGGGCGAGGGGGCTCTTGAAGCTGAAGGCAGAGCTGAGTCAGAAGAGGAACCTGCTTCCAAGAAGACAGCACTTGAGGATCTGCTAGGGGACTCTTTCTCGAAGACGGAACAGCCCAGCAAAGGAATTGAGAGGGAAACTGAACTTTACAGAAGAGAGGCATCTATCCCACTTAGTTGCTGCCCTCTGACATGGTGGAGAGAAAACAGCTCCAAATATCCTTTGCTGTCTCCACTTGTCAAAGAATATCTTTCCATTCCTGCGACCTCTGTTCCAAGTGAGCGTGTCTTTTCAACTGCAGGAGACATAGTCACTGCCCAGAGGTCACAATTGCtgccagaaaatgtagacatgcttATATTCTTAAAAAAGAACATGACCATATCTTAG